The Muricauda sp. SCSIO 65647 genome includes a region encoding these proteins:
- the nqrE gene encoding NADH:ubiquinone reductase (Na(+)-transporting) subunit E, translating to MLEHIELFFKSIFIDNMVFAVFLGMCSYLAVSKKVSTAVGLGAAVIFVLAVTVPLNWLLDQYLLQEGALAWLGPEYADYNLSFLSFILFIATIATMVQLVEIVVEKFSPALYNSLGIFLPLIAVNCAILGGSLFMQAREIPSLGLALNYGVSSGIGWFLAILAIAAIREKIRYSNVPAPLRGLGITFIITGLMGIGFQSFGGMLTGDNEPPEQPTPTTVEKVNKEEIEKEMEDKDKEVSYNEVINEQK from the coding sequence ATGTTAGAGCATATAGAATTATTTTTCAAATCCATCTTTATCGATAACATGGTATTTGCCGTGTTTTTGGGAATGTGTTCCTATTTGGCCGTTTCAAAAAAGGTGAGTACGGCTGTGGGCCTGGGTGCGGCCGTGATCTTTGTATTGGCCGTAACGGTGCCTTTGAACTGGTTACTGGACCAATATCTCTTACAAGAAGGCGCTTTGGCATGGTTGGGCCCCGAATATGCCGATTATAATCTGAGCTTCCTTTCCTTTATACTTTTCATTGCCACCATCGCCACCATGGTGCAATTGGTTGAAATTGTGGTCGAGAAATTTTCACCGGCACTATACAACTCTTTGGGTATTTTCTTGCCGTTGATTGCGGTAAATTGCGCCATTTTGGGTGGCTCGCTGTTCATGCAGGCAAGGGAAATACCGTCTTTGGGCTTGGCCCTCAATTATGGGGTAAGCTCGGGTATCGGTTGGTTCTTGGCGATTTTGGCCATAGCCGCCATCCGTGAGAAAATAAGGTATTCAAATGTACCCGCCCCACTTCGTGGATTGGGTATCACTTTTATCATCACAGGTTTGATGGGCATTGGTTTTCAAAGCTTCGGAGGGATGCTGACGGGCGATAACGAACCGCCCGAGCAACCGACCCCAACAACGGTTGAAAAAGTGAATAAAGAGGAAATTGAAAAAGAGATGGAAGACAAAGACAAAGAAGTCTCTTATAACGAAGTCATAAACGAACAAAAATGA
- a CDS encoding Na(+)-translocating NADH-quinone reductase subunit F gives MEKRRILTEQELHNLAMNIVGRELESKGFEFMAVNSKPKKNPQFVCLKEKQLHFVVVRSVEYPRDPKIYDENLMQKVKNQAMKFEAKTYYAGVGLSNAADRKLPVYLNEEYIVEYQGLIEVL, from the coding sequence ATGGAAAAAAGACGCATACTTACCGAACAAGAATTGCACAATCTGGCGATGAACATCGTTGGTCGAGAACTCGAATCAAAAGGCTTTGAATTCATGGCCGTGAACAGCAAACCAAAGAAAAACCCCCAATTTGTCTGCCTAAAAGAAAAGCAATTGCACTTTGTTGTGGTCAGAAGCGTCGAGTACCCAAGAGACCCTAAGATCTATGATGAAAACTTGATGCAAAAAGTGAAGAACCAAGCCATGAAGTTTGAGGCCAAAACCTATTATGCCGGGGTCGGTCTTTCAAATGCGGCAGACAGAAAACTTCCGGTATATTTGAACGAAGAATACATTGTTGAATATCAAGGATTGATCGAGGTTTTATGA
- the nqrF gene encoding NADH:ubiquinone reductase (Na(+)-transporting) subunit F, whose amino-acid sequence MILATSTGGTILITVVAFLILILLLVALLLFTKEKLSPSGPVTITINGEKQMQVESGSSLLATLGNKKVFLPSACGGGGTCIQCECHVLSGGGEALPTETPHFSKRELQEGARLACQVKVKQDMEITIPEEVFGIKKWEATVVRNYNVASFIKEFVVEIPEDMNYKAGGYIQIEIPPCEIKYSDIDITAHPEEHETPDKFKTEWDKFDLWPLVMKNTETVERAYSMASYPAEGREIMLNVRIATPPWDRSKNGWMDVNPGIASSYIFNCKEGDKVTISGPFGEFFINESEAEMLYVGGGAGMAPMRSHLYHLFKTMKTDRKVTFWYGGRSKRELFYIEHFRELEREFPNFKFYMALSEPLEEDNWKVKKDIDDEGDGFVGFIHNCVIDNYLNHHDAPEDIELYFCGPPLMNKAVQKMGEDFGIPDENIRFDDFGG is encoded by the coding sequence ATGATTCTAGCTACCAGTACGGGAGGTACTATCTTAATTACAGTAGTTGCGTTTCTTATATTGATCTTGCTTTTGGTGGCCCTGTTGCTCTTTACCAAAGAGAAGCTTTCCCCATCGGGCCCGGTGACCATTACCATCAATGGTGAAAAACAGATGCAGGTCGAATCGGGCAGTTCTTTGTTGGCCACTTTGGGCAATAAGAAAGTCTTTTTGCCATCGGCATGTGGTGGTGGGGGTACCTGTATTCAATGCGAATGTCACGTGCTTTCTGGTGGTGGGGAAGCATTGCCTACCGAAACGCCACACTTTTCTAAAAGGGAATTGCAAGAAGGGGCCCGTTTGGCTTGTCAGGTAAAGGTCAAACAAGATATGGAGATCACCATTCCCGAAGAGGTTTTTGGTATCAAGAAGTGGGAAGCTACAGTGGTGAGAAACTATAACGTGGCCTCGTTTATCAAAGAGTTTGTCGTAGAGATTCCTGAAGATATGAACTATAAGGCGGGAGGATACATCCAAATTGAGATTCCTCCTTGCGAGATCAAATATTCAGATATTGATATCACCGCGCACCCAGAAGAACACGAAACACCTGATAAGTTTAAGACTGAATGGGACAAGTTCGACCTTTGGCCTTTGGTCATGAAGAACACCGAAACGGTAGAACGCGCCTATTCGATGGCTTCCTATCCTGCCGAAGGACGTGAAATCATGTTGAACGTTCGTATTGCCACCCCACCATGGGATCGTTCAAAAAATGGATGGATGGATGTAAACCCGGGTATAGCCTCATCATACATCTTCAATTGTAAAGAAGGCGATAAAGTGACTATTTCAGGTCCGTTTGGCGAGTTTTTCATCAATGAATCCGAAGCCGAGATGCTCTATGTGGGCGGTGGTGCAGGTATGGCCCCCATGCGGTCGCACCTCTATCATTTGTTCAAGACAATGAAGACCGATAGAAAGGTGACATTCTGGTATGGCGGTCGTTCAAAACGTGAACTGTTCTATATTGAGCACTTTAGGGAGTTAGAGAGAGAATTTCCGAACTTCAAGTTCTATATGGCCCTTTCAGAACCTTTGGAAGAAGATAACTGGAAGGTCAAGAAAGACATCGATGACGAAGGTGACGGGTTTGTTGGTTTTATCCACAACTGTGTAATCGATAATTATTTGAACCACCATGATGCGCCCGAAGATATCGAACTCTATTTCTGCGGACCACCCCTGATGAACAAGGCGGTTCAGAAAATGGGTGAGGATTTTGGTATTCCTGATGAGAATATACGATTCGATGATTTTGGAGGATAA
- a CDS encoding NADH:ubiquinone reductase (Na(+)-transporting) subunit D, whose product MALLSKKDTNLILDPLADNNPITIQVLGICSALAITAELKASVVMAISVLFVMGVGNVVISLMRNIIPSKIRIIVQLVVIAALVIIVDQVLKAFAYELSKTLSVFVGLIITNCIIMGRFEAFALGNGIWRSFLDGIGNALGYGVILIIVGFFRELLGSGTLFGFPVLGDPIAKTGLYSIGYENNGFMIIPPAALIVVGIIIWVQRSRNRALIEEA is encoded by the coding sequence ATGGCACTACTTTCAAAGAAGGATACAAATCTGATATTAGATCCATTAGCTGACAACAACCCGATTACCATTCAGGTCTTGGGTATTTGTTCAGCCCTGGCGATTACCGCCGAATTGAAAGCCTCGGTAGTTATGGCCATATCGGTGCTGTTCGTAATGGGCGTCGGCAATGTGGTGATTTCATTGATGCGAAATATTATTCCCTCAAAGATTCGGATTATTGTGCAACTGGTGGTCATAGCCGCACTGGTAATCATTGTTGACCAGGTATTGAAGGCCTTTGCCTATGAATTGAGCAAGACACTTTCAGTTTTCGTCGGGTTGATCATTACGAACTGTATCATCATGGGCCGTTTTGAAGCCTTTGCCCTTGGCAATGGTATATGGCGATCGTTTTTAGATGGTATCGGCAACGCTTTGGGCTATGGCGTCATTCTGATCATCGTGGGATTCTTTAGGGAACTTTTGGGTTCGGGTACGCTGTTCGGTTTTCCTGTCTTGGGAGACCCCATTGCAAAAACCGGACTTTATTCCATAGGTTACGAGAACAACGGTTTCATGATCATACCGCCCGCCGCATTGATCGTGGTCGGTATCATCATATGGGTACAGCGCTCCCGTAACAGGGCATTGATTGAAGAAGCTTAA
- a CDS encoding NADH:ubiquinone reductase (Na(+)-transporting) subunit B, whose protein sequence is MSDKRLTFKKRLHILKHHYRGSKWAPAFNALHTFLYMPDETTHGRGTHVKAADDLKRTMNTVIMALVPCLLFGMFNTGYQHYSAINGFPENFSLFEHFLTWDNFWLGAITVLPLVIVSYGVGLAIEFLFAVIKGQEVEEGYLVTGMLVPLIIPVDTPLWMLAVAVAFGVVIGKEVFGGTGMNILNPALTIRAFLFFAYPTWMSGDKVWVHGAVERAGTADAISGETILGYLAQGNTAEMAQKYDVADMFFGFIPGSVGETSALLILLGGLFLIFSKIASWRIMVSAVIGSLLMGLIFNWIVDAGWIAEYSKFHSLMSLDYWQHLIVGGLAFGIVYMATDPVTGSQTNRGKWIYGFLIGFISVMIRVFNPAYPEGVFLAILLMNVFAPTIDHYVIRGNVRRRLKRAQNATVYPKLSEGKEELQAETV, encoded by the coding sequence ATGAGTGATAAAAGATTGACTTTCAAAAAACGATTGCACATTCTAAAGCACCATTATAGGGGCAGTAAATGGGCACCGGCATTCAATGCGTTGCACACATTTCTGTACATGCCTGACGAGACCACCCACGGTCGGGGTACCCATGTAAAAGCTGCCGATGACCTGAAACGTACCATGAACACTGTTATTATGGCTTTGGTGCCCTGTTTGTTGTTCGGCATGTTCAATACCGGCTACCAGCACTACTCGGCCATTAATGGTTTTCCTGAAAATTTCTCATTGTTCGAGCACTTCTTGACTTGGGACAATTTTTGGTTGGGTGCCATAACGGTACTGCCTTTGGTCATCGTTTCGTATGGGGTTGGGCTTGCCATCGAGTTCTTGTTCGCCGTGATCAAAGGGCAAGAAGTAGAAGAGGGTTATTTGGTGACCGGTATGTTGGTTCCATTGATCATACCCGTTGATACACCGCTTTGGATGTTGGCCGTGGCGGTCGCCTTTGGGGTTGTTATCGGTAAGGAGGTCTTTGGCGGTACAGGAATGAATATTTTGAATCCGGCGTTGACCATTCGGGCCTTTTTATTCTTTGCTTACCCAACGTGGATGAGCGGTGATAAGGTATGGGTGCATGGTGCCGTAGAGCGGGCCGGTACCGCAGATGCCATATCTGGTGAGACAATACTGGGCTATCTGGCCCAGGGCAACACGGCAGAAATGGCACAGAAGTATGATGTGGCCGATATGTTTTTCGGATTTATCCCAGGTTCGGTGGGCGAGACCTCGGCCTTACTGATTTTGCTGGGCGGTCTGTTCTTGATCTTTAGTAAAATTGCAAGTTGGCGCATTATGGTCAGTGCCGTAATAGGGTCATTGCTAATGGGCTTGATCTTTAACTGGATCGTCGATGCGGGATGGATTGCCGAGTACAGCAAATTTCATAGTCTGATGAGCCTTGATTACTGGCAACATCTGATTGTGGGCGGTCTGGCATTTGGCATTGTCTATATGGCGACCGATCCCGTAACGGGCTCGCAGACCAATAGGGGAAAGTGGATCTACGGTTTTTTGATAGGGTTTATCTCCGTGATGATCCGTGTGTTCAATCCGGCCTATCCAGAAGGGGTTTTCTTGGCAATTTTGCTAATGAACGTCTTTGCACCGACAATCGATCATTATGTAATCAGGGGCAATGTGAGAAGACGTCTTAAAAGGGCCCAGAATGCCACTGTTTATCCAAAGTTGTCAGAAGGAAAAGAAGAATTACAAGCTGAAACAGTATAA
- a CDS encoding Na(+)-translocating NADH-quinone reductase subunit C, translating into MAINTEKNVYTVIFATLMVVVVGSILAFLASSLRPAIKENERFEKQQNILYAMGVNENEGAGSVNFVPTNRVEDEFLKYVTKQIVLDQSGNATEDPEAFLIDFKKQLDAIKKGNEAKLPLFLGEKDGQQYYILPLYGKGLWDAIWGYMSLDENMVVQGVYFDHKSETPGLGANIKMRFFMDDFEGEYVLDGNQYKGIAVVKGNNDPLNQTKDDNEVDALAGATITGNGVTAMIKETLRLYRPYLKTIRNQ; encoded by the coding sequence ATGGCGATCAATACTGAAAAGAACGTTTATACCGTAATCTTTGCGACCCTCATGGTAGTGGTGGTAGGTTCGATCTTGGCATTTCTTGCCTCTAGTCTAAGACCTGCCATCAAAGAAAACGAGCGTTTTGAAAAGCAACAGAACATTCTGTATGCTATGGGCGTAAATGAGAACGAAGGCGCCGGAAGCGTAAATTTTGTACCGACCAATAGGGTCGAAGATGAGTTTTTGAAATACGTTACCAAACAGATCGTATTGGACCAAAGTGGCAACGCCACCGAAGATCCAGAGGCTTTCTTGATCGACTTCAAAAAACAATTGGATGCCATTAAAAAGGGCAACGAAGCCAAACTGCCCTTGTTCTTGGGTGAAAAAGATGGCCAACAATACTATATTTTACCGCTTTACGGAAAAGGACTTTGGGATGCCATATGGGGTTATATGTCACTCGATGAGAATATGGTGGTGCAAGGGGTATATTTCGACCATAAATCTGAAACACCCGGTCTGGGCGCGAATATCAAGATGCGCTTTTTTATGGATGACTTTGAGGGTGAGTATGTTTTGGATGGCAACCAGTATAAAGGAATAGCGGTGGTCAAAGGTAACAACGATCCCTTGAACCAGACCAAAGATGACAATGAGGTCGATGCACTTGCTGGTGCCACCATTACGGGAAATGGGGTGACCGCCATGATCAAAGAGACCCTTAGGCTATACAGGCCTTATTTAAAAACGATTAGAAACCAATAA